The Ahaetulla prasina isolate Xishuangbanna chromosome 4, ASM2864084v1, whole genome shotgun sequence genome has a window encoding:
- the SRCAP gene encoding helicase SRCAP isoform X6, whose product MQTNPPRQHHMLHAQVELETTSDKMTGSNPVSPASSGSPASSRSISPSHLTHDSSLDSHLSFDGPKLQNRALVSSGMYISPDPASMWDKTHAEIAEQAKHEAEIENRIAEMKKEGFWSSKRLSKVPEPIRPKVHWDYLCEEMQWLSADFAQERRWKRGVARKVVRMVIRHHEEQKQKEERAKREEQAKLRRIASSIAKEVKQFWSNVEKVVQFKQQSRLEEKRKKALDLQLDFIVGQTEKYSDLLTQSLNETLPVPSKTSSSHAGSTASSPPPPARLMEDDGDFQPHEESDDEETIEVEEQQEGNDSETQLREIELLKQESELPLEELLQTLPPQILENSFSVSPCASSSDDDDEEEEGESEEEAEHAESQTSETLKQEKSKPVTQRNKKPWKPDEEDEEFTANEEEAEDEEETIDAEEKLEGNVDHSKELDDLAKEGELPMEELLQKYTGAYASDFDMEASDTSSEALEATTSEYEEESEEENSTSHSDSTEDDEESEQEESEVEEALEEERREASVTQEEDFGVEYLLKQDDDKVGEGDNDSAPAPGPKKEITDIAAAAESLQPKGYTLATTQVKTPIPYLLRGTLREYQHIGLDWLVTMYEKKLNGILADEMGLGKTIQTISLLAHLACEKGSWGPHLIIVPTSVMLNWEMEIKRWCPSFKILTYYGAQKERKLKRQGWTKPNAFHICITSYKLVLQDHQAFRRKNWKYLILDEAQNIKNFKSQRWQSLLNFNSQRRLLLTGTPLQNSLMELWSLMHFLMPHVFQSHREFKEWFSNPLTGMIEGSQEYNENLVKRLHKVLRPFLLRRVKVDVEKQMPKKYEHVIKCRLSKRQRYLYDDFMAQAATKETLATGHFMSVINILMQLRKVCNHPNLFDPRPIHSPFITEGICFNTASLVLHALDYDPFKNVDLGIFDLINLEGSVSRYETDTFLPKWKVTRKMIEEIAESPDPPPRPKPVKMKVNRMLQPMPKPENRTVVLVNSPRPITPLQRPITPVLPEPLTPALAPVPPTGPVLPGPLQPTTLPASVSLPVPIPMPPSPVTMSVPVPPPARSQTPTLVPTLSQNNPAALLQSQASVPQVLPMAMTAAQLVPNAPRPLLPPPPVSSTTTTTSSLKAAPAPVPMGQQPPVSSFSATPVRQQPPINTLSIASVQQQPPISTLGISPMAQPPPTNTQSINTVSISPINTLGVSPVGGQQPPPTNTLGPGPAGATAQQSTSSIGGMVKPMNIHSAVPTLPGYNFAAAAGGVQQRLLLSPDMQARLPWNVVHLVSAGGQHHIISQPAQVALIQAMAQQAGQNPVGVQTVQGQQPPTILPVPATSTTVPPVASTATISVPIAVTQVPSSAVNSSGVVKIVVRQAPRDGLVSPSPGPQHPPMRPMTPTTASTLPALPTALLAQRAPLAMNPASSVRLPNQPLGPVRPPASAPVQTLVRPMLRMIQASNPNLEQQLVPPSPPPTVASFAISPAATVTVSANTSPTMVSQIASSPMPKEEPEMLTLRSTTPTPPPPLSILAPRPRRQPPPPPRSPFFLEALEEKRKKQKEERLDRLFRLNEQHCNLAPIYGTEVLRFCTLFPPAPPPVQEKEEELVVEASEERAMVTQEVDPKGSRGSGYTHCYAAQVQRGAQHLEAYWQRSETLAQAVLTPQQRIEELTDIIERFIFVMPPVEAPAITMHTSHPPPTLLLQQSVFKETLRQELSPHASCLHRIICNMRTQFPDLRLIQYDCGKLQTLDFLLRQLKAGAHRVLIFTQMTRMLDVLEQFLNYHGHIYLRLDGSTRVEQRQALMERFNADKRIFCFILSTRSGGVGVNLTGADTVVFYDSDWNPTMDAQAQDRCHRIGQTRDVHIYRLISERTVEENILKKANQKRMLGDMAIEGGNFTTAYFKQQTIRELFEMPLDEPTKKEGEAPVPAQEEEEDPMATKQTQILEQALCKAEDPEDIRAATQAKAEQVAELAEFNENIPLDAEDRSTKEEEEEFSKAEQEIASLVEQLTPIERYAMNFLEASLEDISREELKQAEEQVEAARKDIDQAKDEVVFKLPDDDDESYLLEEGSSKKSKKAKMSNRTGTRMSERLRSTRVPPKDGDSGHVESTQTRLPNLRHSRMVTDEEDDNVPRVALHTRSASIRRVVVIREEKQTHIVPNTRRTLTRREELWNKGPASGEKVQKMPLHRSEASGDRVLRTNLHRTDTPSAGDKLLQATPQKSDPGAAGDRTLRGTTSKTETLLFDESAPQASDTNLDEGLRQKPEKPSGPDKLTCSSPNLEMSPKPEVKAPEFYLQGLDGEAFKLKVDIEEQKTETEISKFSPPTLDFHPAESATDKEVPAFQEQDTLLTGKLLGTQALPDARNLNIPGSKIEATTPVPLGTVELTSESKPEVTGEINSPVIEQKISVEKPTEGADVSTSCNAAEGEPVNSADEATRQISTQETTAPPDDTAKVVTEPLSSTSTKDATWETADSAASFVLDSEIPKMDPPVFPSMDHSPATSSLLQLETLACIKEQNGLKESLRSGDLPFPLSNLLTGPQLEIMPLGGTSPKSETSDYKVNSLGETTTQNQGAVGKNNHGEGPQEAKLTAVCPGSASSQESSSLPGNLSSDDSLSPNKPPRRRTSADVQIQQSCQTPDGPAAKVLRKLPGRLITVVEEKELIRRRRNRLCKLDSAPRAVMNLGSSLAQSLSEPEILPSMKTLPLLRDLPARRRIELESRAAAKEKDDGLKRELLGNVSSEPVKRKRGRPPKNKSPDQQSPGLLQPFSEPALDISSQRKAPVRKTPEGHPQTQSPEQKGPESSSPKSKTDSSENGDSPVEKRRRGRPPKTRQAPIMPHKSPASEALLSPSTKPQTVQKKLLKSEAVSVTEATSKLSEPLDLNPKMAISKTSPKARNRTSLHSQPGSNSKSTLKAREMLTTFPKALSKPSTEVCEPRASSPQGASATETSSEMQDPPYLSPVSRSLPKGAPSSPTANSPPKRKRGRPPKNPSLPRVEVAPPPASNSDQETSLEKHTPAPPGRKRRRRRRKYNLGPSLPSANQSSSDGEETRPLTRLALLKREEKPESCSGALVPPSPKHTGTERASSAESSIWEQPSGDTPARSTRLRPGYLVPPLERETQRRKRRCSMEGKRMRNSSKSPASQGISEQEGGESESSLKSSSESSSYKCVRQPKRKCYDSARRRSRKRGQGHQSGAADRILRSAAKPADSTGSGSSPIPPKKTGPAFASPAAGITGALSSPTTPSSTAPVTSSQSNRGRKPKT is encoded by the exons ATGCAGACCAATCCTCCCCGACAGCACCACATGCTGCACGCACAGGTAGAGTTGGAG ACTACATCAGACAAAATGACAGGCAGCAATCCAGTGTCACCAGCCTCTTCAGGCTCACCTGCCTCAAGTAGGAGCATCTCACCATCACATCTCACCCACGACTCCTCTTTGGACAGTCACCTAAGTTTTGATGGTCCCAAGTTGCAGAACAGAGCCCTGGTATCATCTGGGATGTACATTTCCCCTGATCCTGCAAGCATGTGGGACAAGACacacgcagagattgctgagcagGCAAAGCAT GAAGCAGAAATTGAGAATCGTATTGcagaaatgaagaaggaaggattcTGGTCTTCGAAAAGGCTTTCAAAGGTGCCTGAGCCAATTCGGCCCAAAGTGCACTGGGATTATCTTTGTGAGGAAATGCAGTGGCTGTCTGCTGACTTTGCTCAAGAACGTCGCTGGAAGAGGGGTGTTGCCAGGAAG GTTGTGCGCATGGTGATCAGGCACCATGAGGAACAGAAGCAGAAAGAAGAACGAGCCAAACGCGAGGAGCAAGCCAAGTTGCGCCGGATTGCTTCTTCCATTGCCAAAGAGGTCAAGCAGTTCTGGAGCAACGTTGAGAAG GTTGTGCAATTCAAGCAGCAGTCACGTCTGGAGGAAAAACGGAAAAAAGCACTGGATCTGCAGCTGGATTTCATAGTGGGCCAGACAGAGAAATATTCCGACTTGCTAACCCAAAGCCTCAATGAGACACTTCCAGTTCCCAGCAAGACCAGTAGCTCCCATGCTGGCTCTACTGCTTCTAGTCCTCCTCCCCCTGCTCGGCTCATGGAAGATG ACGGGGATTTCCAACCCCATGAAGAGTCAGATGACGAGGAGACAATTGAAGTTGAGGAACAACAGGAAGGGAATGATTCAGAAACACAGCTGCGGGAGATAGAGCTGCTAAAGCAGGAAAGTGAGCTGCCCTTAGAGGAGCTACTCCAGACATTGCCACCCCAAATCTTAGAAAATTCCTTCAGTGTATCTCCTTGTGCCTCCagctctgatgatgatgatgaagaagaagagggtGAGAGTGAAGAGGAAGCTGAGCACGCAGAAAGTCAGACCTCTGAGACATTAAAG CAGGAGAAATCCAAACCTGTCACTCAGAGGAATAAGAAACCTTGGAAACCTGATGAAGAAGATGAGGAGTTTACGGCCAATGAAGAAGAAG CCgaagatgaagaagaaacaatagatgCTGAAGAAAAGCTGGAAGGAAATGTGGATCACAGCAAAGAACTGGATGATCTGGCCAAGGAAG GTGAACTGCCCATGGAGGAATTGCTGCAGAAATACACTGGTGCTTATGCTTCAGACTTTGACATGGAAGCCTCAGACACTTCATCGGAGGCATTGGAGGCTACTACTTCAGAATACGAGGAGGAATCAGAGGAAGAGAACAGCACTAGTCACTCAG ATTCCACAGAAGATGACGAAGAAAGTGAGCAAGAGGAAAGTGAAGTAGAGGAGGCCcttgaggaggaaaggagggaagcttCAGTAACCCAGGAAGAAGATTTTGGCGTTGAGTACCTGTTGAAGCAGGATGATGATAAGGTTGGCGAGGGAGATAATGATTCAGCTCCAGCCCCAGGGCCAAAAAAAGAGATCACAGACATTGCAGCAGCAGCCGAGAGCTTGCAGCCAAAAGGCTATACCTTGGCAACCACACAG GTTAAGACACCAATCCCCTATTTGTTGCGTGGAACGCTGCGAGAATACCAGCACATTGGCCTTGATTGGCTGGTTACCATGTATGAGAAGAAGCTCAACGGTATCCTGGCTGATGAGATGGGTCTTGGTAAAACTATCCAGACAATTTCCTTGCTGGCACATCTGGCCTGTGAAAAAG GCAGTTGGGGTCCTCACTTGATCATTGTTCCTACCAGTGTGATGCTCAACTGGGAGATGGAAATCAAGCGCTGGTGCCCCAgtttcaagattttaacatattaTGGGGCACAGAAGGAGCGTAAGCTGAAGCGACAG GGTTGGACCAAGCCCAATGCCTTCCATATCTGCATCACTTCCTACAAGTTGGTGTTGCAGGATCACCAGGCCTTTCGACGCAAGAATTGGAAATATCTGATCTTGGATGAGGCTCAGAACATCAAGAACTTCAAATCCCAACGCTGGCAGTCTTTGCTCAATTTCAACAG CCAGAGGCGGCTACTGCTGACTGGGACGCCTCTCCAGAACAGCTTAATGGAGTTGTGGTCTCTCATGCACTTTCTGATGCCACATGTCTTCCAGTCACACCGTGAGTTCAAGGAGTGGTTTTCTAACCCCCTGACGGGTATGATTGAAGGCAGCCAGGAGTACAATGAAAATTTAGTCAAAAGACTGCACAAG GTGCTGCGTCCCTTCCTCTTGCGAAGGGTAAAAGTGGATGTAGAGAAGCAAATGCCAAAGAAATATGAGCATGTCATCAAGTGCCGTCTTTCGAAGCGCCAGCGTTATCTTTATGATGACTTCATGGCCCAAGCTGC CACCAAGGAGACGTTGGCCACAGGGCACTTCATGAGTGTCATCAACATCCTGATGCAACTTCGGAAGGTCTGCAATCATCCCAATCTTTTCGACCCACGGCCGATCCACTCACCATTTATCACAGAGGGCATCTGCTTCAACACTGCCTCCCTTGTATTGCATGCACTTGATTATGACCCTTTCAAG AATGTGGACTTGGGCATTTTTGATCTGATCAACTTGGAGGGTTCTGTGTCCCGTTATGAAACAGACACATTCCTGCCCAAATGGAAGGTGACAAGGAAAATGATTGAAGAGATTGCTGAGTCCCCAGACCCTCCTCCCAGACCCAAGCCAGTCAAAATGAAAGTTAACAG GATGTTGCAGCCAATGCCCAAGCCAGAAAACAGAACAGTAGTTCTGGTGAATAGCCCTCGACCCATAACCCCTCTACAGAGACCGATAACTCCTGTGCTTCCGGAACCACTGACACCTGCTCTAGCTCCTGTACCACCCACAGGCCCAGTATTGCCAGGGCCTTTGCAGCCCACCACGCTCCCTGCCTCAGTGTCTCTCCCTGTGCCTATCCCGATGCCTCCTTCACCAGTGACCATGTCAGTACCAGTGCCGCCTCCTGCCAGATCACAGACTCCAACTCTAGTGCCTACTTTGAGCCAGAACAACCCAGCTGCTCTGCTGCAGAGCCAGGCCTCTGTTCCTCAGG tGCTGCCCATGGCAATGACTGCAGCTCAGCTGGTCCCAAATGCTCCCCGGCCTCTGCTCCCACCACCTCCTGTTTCTTCTACAACAACCACCACCTCCTCCCTTAAGGCTGCACCAGCCCCGGTCCCAATGGGGCAGCAGCCCCCAGTTAGCAGCTTTAGTGCCACCCCAGTGCGACAGCAGCCACCCATTAATACATTGAGTATCGCTTCTGTCCAACAGCAGCCACCCATCAGCACCCTGGGCATTAGTCCTATGGCTCAGCCACCACCCACCAACACCCAATCCATTAATACAGTTAGCATATCCCCCATTAACACTCTGGGAGTGTCCCCTGTAGGGGGGCAGCAGCCTCCACCGACCAACACTTTGGGCCCAGGACCTGCAGGTGCTACCGCTCAACAATCCACCAGCTCCATTGGGGGCATGGTGAAGCCCATGAACATCCATTCTGCTGTGCCTACCTTGCCTGGATACAACTTTGCAGCAGCAGCCGGAGGTGTGCAGCAAAGGCTTTTGCTGTCCCCGGATATGCAGGCACGATTGCCTT gGAATGTGGTTCACTTGGTGTCTGCTGGGGGGCAGCACCACATAATCAGCCAGCCAGCTCAAGTGGCTTTGATCCAGGCTATGGCCCAGCAGGCAGGGCAGAACCCGGTTGGTGTGCAGACTGTTCAAGGCCAGCAGCCTCCCACCATCCTGCCGGTCCCAGCTACCAGCACAACtgttccacctgttgcttccacAGCAACAATCAGCGTCCCTATTGCTGTTACTCAAG TGCCATCCTCAGCAGTGAACAGTTCTGGTGTAGTGAAGATTGTCGTACGACAGGCTCCTCGAGATGGCTTGGTGTCTCCATCACCTGGGCCACAGCATCCGCCCATGCGTCCTATGAcgccaacaactgccagtacatTACCTGCCCTTCCAACAGCCCTCTTGGCCCAGCGAGCCCCACTTGCTATGAACCCAGCCTCATCAGTTAGGCTGCCCAACCAGCCACTGGGCCCAGTGAGGCCACCTGCATCAGCTCCCGTCCAGACCCTGGTGAGACCCATGCTGAGAATGATACAAGCCTCAAACCCCAACCTGGAGCAACAGCTGG TTCCTCCTTCCCCGCCTCCCACAGTTGCTTCATTTGCTATCAGCCCAGCTGCCACTGTTACTGTTTCTGCCAACACTTCTCCTACAATGGTGTCCCAAATTGCCTCAAGCCCCATGCCCAAGGAGGAACCGGAGATGTTAACTCTGCGTTCTACTACAcctacaccaccaccacccctttccATCCTGGCCCCAAGGCCGAGACGGcaacctcctcccccaccccgttcCCCTTTCTTTCTG GAAGCActtgaggagaagaggaagaaacagaagGAGGAGCGTCTCGACCGGCTTTTCCGTCTCAATGAACAGCATTGCAACCTTGCGCCAATCTACGGTACCGAAGTGCTCCGCTTTTGCACCCTCTTTCCCCCTGCTCCACCACCTGtgcaggaaaaggaagaggagttgGTGGTGGAGGCGAGTGAAGAACGAGCCATGGTAACCCAGGAAGTAGACCCAAAGGGCTCGAGAGGATCTGGATACACCCATTGCTACGCAGCGCAAGTCCAAAGGGGCGCTCAGCATCTTGAGGCCTATTGGCAGCGGTCAGAAACCTTGGCCCAAGCAGTCCTGACACCTCAGCAACGGATTGAGGAGCTGACGGACATTATAGAGAG GTTCATTTTTGTTATGCCTCCTGTGGAGGCTCCAGCTATCACCATGCACACCTCTCATCCTCCCCCAACACTGCTGCTCCAGCAGTCAGTCTTCAAGGAGACCTTGCGGCAAGAGCTCTCGCCCCATGCGAGTTGTCTGCATCGTATCATTTGTAACATGAGGACCCAGTTCCCAGACCTTCGCCTCATCCAGTACGACTGTG GGAAATTGCAGACTTTGGATTTTCTACTACGGCAGCTCAAGGCCGGAGCCCACCGGGTCTTGATTTTCACCCAGATGACCCGCATGCTGGATGTGTTGGAACAATTCCTCAATTATCATGGGCACATCTATCTGCGATTGGATGGTAGCACTCGGGTAGAGCAGCGGCAG GCACTGATGGAGCGTTTCAATGCAGACAAgcgcatcttctgcttcatcttgtcAACGCGCAGCGGTGGGGTGGGAGTGAACCTGACCGGTGCTGACACTGTAGTGTTCTATGACAGTGACTGGAACCCCACCATGGATGCCCAGGCCCAAGATCGCTGCCACCGTATTGGGCAGACACGGGATGTCCACATCTACAG GTTGATCAGTGAAAGGACTGTGGAGGAAAATATTCTGAAGAAAGCTAATCAGAAAAGGATGCTAGGAGATATGGCTATTGAGGGGGGCAACTTCACTACAGCCTACTTTAAGCAG CAAACCATCCGTGAGCTGTTTGAGATGCCACTAGATGAGCCCActaagaaggaaggggaggccCCAGTCCCagcgcaggaggaggaagaggatcccATGGCCACCAAGCAGACACAGATTCTGGAACAA GCATTGTGCAAGGCTGAGGACCCTGAAGATATCCGGGCAGCTACTCAGGCCAAGGCAGAGCAAGTAGCTGAGCTAGCAGAATTCAATGAGAACATTCCTTTGGATGCAGAAGACCGGTCCaccaaagaggaagaggaagaattttCTAAAGCAGAGCAGGAAATTGCTTCGCTTGTAGAACAG CTCACTCCTATCGAACGCTATGCCATGAACTTTTTGGAGGCATCCCTGGAGGACATCAGTCGGGAAGAGTTGAAGCAAGCAGAG GAACAGGTGGAAGCTGCCCGCAAAGATATTGACCAGGCTAAGGATGAGGTGGTCTTTAAACtgccagatgatgatgatgagagtTACCTCCTTGAGGAAGGCTCCAGCAAGAAAAGCAAGAAGGCCAAGATGTCTAACCGTACCGGCACCCGCATGAGCGAACGGCTCCGTAGCACTCGTGTTCCACCAAAGGATGGGGATAGTGGACATGTGGAATCCACCCAGACGAGGCTGCCCAATCTCCGGCATTCCCGAATGGTGACAGATGAGGAAGATGACAACGTGCCCCGAgtagctctgcacaccagaagtGCTTCGATACGTAGAGTGGTAGTGATACGAGAAGAAAAGCAGACTCACATTGTCCCGAATACTCGAAGAACTTTGACCCGTCGGGAAGAGCTATGGAATAAAGGCCCAGCTAGTGGTGAGAAGGTGCAGAAAATGCCCCTCCACAGAAGTGAAGCTTCTGGTGACAGGGTTTTGAGAACTAATCTCCATAGAACAGACACCCCATCTGCTGGGGATAAACTGTTACAAGCTACTCCACAGAAATCAGATCCTGGAGCTGCTGGGGACAGAACTCTAAGAGGTACCACATCAAAGACCGAGACCCTGCTTTTTGATGAAAGTGCCCCACAGGCATCAGATACCAACTTGGATGAAGGGCTGAGGCAGAAGCCTGAAAAACCTTCCGGGCCAGATAAACTTACATGTAGCTCACCTAATCTTGAAATGTCACCTAAGCCAGAGGTAAAGGCTCCCGAATTTTACTTGCAAGGACTTGATGGAGAGGCATTTAAATTGAAAGTGGATATAGAAGAGcagaaaacagaaacagaaatttcCAAGTTCAGTCCACCAACCCTGGATTTCCACCCTGCTGAGTCTGCTACAGATAAGGAAGTTCCAGCATTCCAAGAACAAGACACTCTGCTCACTGGGAAATTATTGGGTACACAGGCATTACCTGATGCCAGGAATCTGAATATTCCAGGTAGTAAAATAGAAGCAACAACTCCAGTGCCACTTGGCACTGTGGAACTAACTTCTGAGAGCAAACCTGAGGTTACAGGTGAAATAAATTCACCTGTGATTGAGCAAAAAATAAGTGTGGAGAAGCCAACGGAAGGAGCAGATGTGAGCACCAGCTGCAATGCTGCAGAAGGAGAACCGGTCAATTCTGCGGATGAGGCAACCAGGCAGATCTCTACTCAAGAGACCACAGCACCTCCTGATGACACTGCTAAGGTAGTAACCGAGCCTCTTTCTTCTACAAGCACAAAAGACGCCACTTGGGAAACAGCAGACAGTGCAGCATCATTTGTGTTGGATAGCGAAATCCCCAAGATGGACCCTCCTGTATTTCCTTCCATGGATCACTCTCCAGCTACCAGCTCTCTccttcaattggaaactttggccTGTATCAAGGAACAAAATGGCTTGAAGGAATCTCTGAGAAGTGGAGacctcccttttcctctttcaAATTTGCTAACTGGTCCCCAGCTTGAAATCATGCCCTTGGGGGGTACATCACCAAAATCAGAGACATCTGACTACAAAGTCAATAGTCTGGGTGAAACAACAACTCAGAATCAAGGAGCAGTAGGGAAAAACAATCACGGGGAGGGGCCCCAGGAGGCTAAGCTTACAGCAGTCTGCCCTGGCTCTGCCTCTTCGCAGGAAAGTTCATCGCTTCCAGGAAATTTGTCTTCGGATGACAGCCTTTCACCGAACAAACCTCCCCGTCGCCGAACCAGCGCTGATGTGCAAATCCAGCAAAGCTGTCAAACGCCAGATGGCCCTGCCGCCAAAGTCTTACGCAAGTTGCCAGGGCGCCTGATCACGGTGGTAGAAGAAAAAGAGCTCATTCGTCGACGACGCAATCGCCTGTGCAAGCTGGATTCGGCCCCCAGGGCTGTGATGAATTTGGGGAGCAGCCTGGCACAAAGCCTGTCAGAGCCAGAAATTCTGCCTTCTATGAAAACCTTGCCTCTGCTGCGGGATTTGCCTGCCCGGCGAAGAATCGAACTGGAGAGCCGGGCAGCAGCCAAAGAAAAGGACGATGGTTTGAAAAGGGAGCTGCTAGGTAATGTGTCCTCTGAACCCGTCAAGCGCAAACGAGGACGTCCCCCCAAGAACAAGTCACCAGATCAGCAGAGTCCAGGGTTGCTTCAGCCCTTCTCTGAGCCAGCTCTGGACATCAGCTCCCAAAGAAAAGCACCAGTGAGGAAAACACCCGAGGGCCATCCCCAGACTCAGTCCCCAGAGCAGAAGGGACCTGAGAGCTCCTCTCCCAAGAGCAAGACAGACAGCAGTGAGAATGGTGACTCCCCTGTGGAAAAGCGAAGGCGTGGGCGGCCCCCTAAGACTCGGCAAGCCCCCATTATGCCTCACAAGTCTCCTGCTTCGGAAGCACTGCTGTCTCCATCCACAAAACCTCAGACTGTGCAAAAGAAGCTGCTGAAATCTGAGGCTGTCTCTGTAACAGAGGCCACCTCAAAGCTTTCTGAGCCTCTAGACTTAAATCCTAAAATGGCCATCTCAAAAACCTCACCTAAAGCACGGAATCGAACTTCACTACATTCTCAACCCGGGTCAAATTCTAAATCCACCTTGAAGGCACGAGAAATGTTGACTACTTTCCCTAAAGCGCTTTCCAAACCATCCACTGAGGTGTGTGAACCCCGGGCATCTTCCCCTCAAGGTGCCTCTGCCACAGAAACTTCATCGGAGATGCAAGATCCGCCTTATCTATCCCCTGTGTCACGCTCGCTACCCAAAGGTGCCCCCAGCTCCCCAACAGCAAATTCTCCACCTAAGCGGAAAAGGGGTCGTCCCCCAAAGAATCCATCTTTGCCTCGGGTGGAGGTGGCACCACCTCCCGCCTCCAACTCTGACCAGGAGACCTCTTTGGAGAAGCACACCCCGGCTCCTCCTGGCCGCAAACGACGAAGACGTAGGAGAAAATATAACCTTGGCCCATCGTTGCCCAGCGCCAACCAGAGCTCTTCGGATGGTGAGGAGACCCGACCACTCACCAGACTCGCCCTTCTGAAGAGGGAAGAAAAGCCAGAGTCTTGCAGCGGGGCATTAGTTCCACCCTCTCCAAAGCACACAGGCACTGAGAGGGCTTCATCCGCAGAGAGTAGTATTTGGGAACAGCCTTCCGGTGACACCCCTGCCCGCTCGACTCGCCTGCGGCCTGGCTACCTTGTTCCACCCCTGGAGCGGGAAACCCAGCGAAGGAAACGGCGCTGCTCCATGGAGGGCAAGCGGATGAGGAACAGCAGTAAGTCACCTGCTTCCCAAGGCATTTCTGAACAGGAGGGTGGAGAGTCAGAGTCTTCTCTGAAATCCTCCTCGGAATCCAGCAGTTATAAGTGTGTCCGGCAACCGAAGCGCAAGTGTTATGACTCAGCCAGGCGGCGCAGTCGAAAAAGGGGCCAGGGTCACCAGAGTGGGGCGGCTGACCGCATCCTCCGTAGTGCAGCAAAGCCTGCTGACAGTACCGGATCAGGGTCCTCCCCGATTCCTCCCAAGAAAACAGGCCCTGCTTTTGCTTCTCCGGCTGCGGGGATCACTGGAGCCCTCTCTTCCCCAACAACCCCTTCCTCCACTGCCCCGGTTACCTCTTCGCAAAGTAATAGAGGCCGCAAGCCCAAGACGTGA